TGACTTTTTTCTTAATCTTGGACGAAGAGTAAAATTTACTTGCTATGGGAGAACTGAATATAAAATCATCAACAATTGAAAAGTCGCTTGACTTAGCGAAGGACTTTTTACAGAAACTCATTGGACATTCTGTTGATGAACTTGGACTTTTGTTTGCTGACAATGTAAAATTGTGGCGACTGAAAAATCAAATCAGGAATTTAGAGAAGGTTAAAAAGATTGTGGACGAAGAAGGCATTAAGTTGCGACAAGTTAATCTGAAAATCCTTGTTCCATACTTGGACGGTGTATCACTTGAGGACGATGAGATTTTGCAAGACCTTTGGGCAAACTTATTTACAAATTACATTGACACTTCTAAAAATCTGAGAGTAAATGTTTATCCAAACATTCTAAAACAACTATCAACAAATGAAGTTGCTATACTTCAGTATATGCAAGCCAATGGCAACAAGATTAAGTTCAGAGGTTACAATGCACAAAAGGAAATTGAATGTAGTTCAGAAGAACTTTCCAACTTACTACGACTTTCACTGATAAGAGAAACTCTTGAACTCTCACAATATGGAGGTAATGTGGACGAATCAACTGGACAATGGAAATGGGATGTTGAAGAAGTCGCATCAGGCGACTATTACATCACTGACTTTGGTTTTGAGTTTCTAAACGCTTGTGAAAGAGTAAAACAAAAAGCTGAAAGACGACACAACTTCTAACAAACTTTTGTGCGGACTTCGGACGATACATCTTCGTGGCGAAAGCAGCACAGCAGGTAACATAAAGATAAATGCAAATTTTTAAAAAGGGGGCTTTATCGGTAATCAAACAGTGGTGCTTTCTAATTACATTTGTGCGTAAACGAACAGTTGTGCTTTCTATCCCCCTTTTTAAAAACTTCATTTATCCCTTATGCGTCAGGCTGTGAAAAAACGTAAAAGGAACTGCGCTACAGTTCAAAATTTTATTTTTTCTCCGTCAGGTATCTGAATATGAAAAGGTTGATTCACGATCTGACGTTAGCGGCAAGCATACAGACAGACACATCATGAAAATTGACAAACCATCTTTCATAGAACTTTACAAAACCAAATTCTGGACAAAACTTAATGAAAGTATTGTTCCATTCACCGACATGCCGCTTGACAAAGAGGCATTTCTGAATATGCTCCATACTCAAGTAACAGACTTCACTTACACACCAAGCCATCCAAGACACTATATCCTAGTTAATAAACACAATGGGGTAACTCGTTTTGTTCCCACATTCAATCGGAAAGATTACTGCGTCTATTATCTCTGTATTAAACTGCTCGAACATGAAATTGCCGTGAATCGGGTCGAAGGAACTTTTGGTGGTTGGACACTTGGAAATCCAATAAGGCTAAAAGAGGAACAAGAGATTATTGAACTGGACTATGTTCCATTCAATACAATTAACGAATTATCTTGGGCAAGAGAATGGCAGTCATTTCAGGGCATTGCTAGAAAATATAATGAAACCGGTGCATTTGGATATTATATCAACATTGATATAGCCAATTTTTACGACACAGTAAATCTTGCGATACTAGAAAGAAAAATCAGGCATGTAATTCCGAAAAACAAACAAGATGTAGTTACTTTATTACTTCATTTTTTATAAAATTGGAATAAAAGAATTGAAGGATACAATGTAAAAACAGTTGGACTGCCACAAGACGAAATTGGTGACTGCTCTAGAATTTTAGCAAACTTCTATTTGCAAGACTACGATTTTGCTATGAAAACGATTTGCGGCAAATACAAATCACAATTCATTCGATTTGCTGACGACCAAATTATCTTTACTCATGATAAAGAAACGGCAAGGCTAATTTTATTTGAAGCATCAAAAGAACTCTTTAAGATTAACCTTAACATTAACAGTAGTAAAGTAAAGGAGTTTGCCAGCAGAGCAGAGTTTGAAACTTATTGGGCATTTGAAATCTTCGATTTACTCCGAGACAAAGAGAACAAGGACGCTATAAATTGTGGAGTTGAGAAATACTTTCAACTTATTGATAGTAACACACGATTTAAAGATAGTTCGGTTCTTAAAAGATTGCTGACAATAAATTTTAGTCTTATTGAGCCAAAACACCGACATAGACTAATCAGTGGTTTTTTGACAGAGACTTTTTTATTCGGACTTCAACTTTGGCATTTCAGACGTATTCGAGTAGCTGTTAACAATGACAGCGAGTTTTTTGGACAGCTAGACACCATGATTCCTACGGCATTGTTCAATTCTTTTCTTTTCAATCTTAGACTATTCTATTCTAAAGACAGGAAAGAATTTGACTTGACAGTTATTGATGACAGAATTAAAGAACTCGAAAATGCCAGCCGCTAACAGCCCCCACTGGCGCGAGCGTCCGCTCGTGCCAACACCACACATAGCGAGCAACTATTAATGACAGAAGGGCCCTAACAAAA
The sequence above is a segment of the Bacteroidota bacterium genome. Coding sequences within it:
- a CDS encoding DUF4393 domain-containing protein codes for the protein MGELNIKSSTIEKSLDLAKDFLQKLIGHSVDELGLLFADNVKLWRLKNQIRNLEKVKKIVDEEGIKLRQVNLKILVPYLDGVSLEDDEILQDLWANLFTNYIDTSKNLRVNVYPNILKQLSTNEVAILQYMQANGNKIKFRGYNAQKEIECSSEELSNLLRLSLIRETLELSQYGGNVDESTGQWKWDVEEVASGDYYITDFGFEFLNACERVKQKAERRHNF